The following proteins are co-located in the Carassius gibelio isolate Cgi1373 ecotype wild population from Czech Republic chromosome A9, carGib1.2-hapl.c, whole genome shotgun sequence genome:
- the LOC128019995 gene encoding sodium/potassium-transporting ATPase subunit alpha-1 produces MGVGDGRDQYELAATSEQGGKKKNKNKKKEKDMDELKKEVNLDDHKLTLEELHRKYGTDLSRGLTSARVAEILARDGPNALTPPPTTPEWVKFCKQMFGGFSMLLWTGALLCFLAYGIQAAMEDEPANDNLYLGVVLSAVVIVTGCFSYYQEAKSSKIMDSFKNLVPQQALVVRDGEKNHINAEEVVVGDLVEVKGGDRIPADLRIIASHGCKVDNSSLTGESEPQTRSPDFSNDNPLETRNIAFFSTNCVEGTARGIVISTGDRTVMGRIATLASGLEVGRTPISIEIEHFIHIITGVAVFLGVSFFILSLVLGYSWLEAVIFLIGIIVANVPEGLLATVTVCLTLTAKRMAKKNCLVKNLEAVETLGSTSTICSDKTGTLTQNRMTVAHMWFDNQIHEADTTENQSGTSFDRSSATWESLARIAGLCNRAVFLAEQSEVPILKRDVAGDASESALLKCIELCCGSVKEMRDKYTKVAEIPFNSTNKYQLSVHKNQNGCTESKHLLVMKGAPERILDRCATILFQGKEQPLDDEMKEAFQNAYLELGGLGERVLGFCHFYLPDEQFPEGFQFDTEDVNFPTENLCFVGLMSMIDPPRAAVPDAVGKCRSAGIKVIMVTGDHPITAKAIAKGVGIISEGNETVEDIAARLNIPVNEVNPRDAKACVVHGGDLKDLTAEQLDDILKYHTEIVFARTSPQQKLIIVEGCQRQGAIVAVTGDGVNDSPALKKADIGVAMGIAGSDVSKQAADMILLDDNFASIVTGVEEGRLIFDNLKKSIAYTLTSNIPEITPFLFFIIANIPLPLGTVTILCIDLGTDMAPAISLAYEAAESDIMKRQPRNPKTDKLVNERLISIAYGQIGMIQALAGFFTYFVILAENGFLPSRLLGIRVYWDDKHMNDLEDSYGQQWTYEQRKIVEFTCHTAFFASIVIVQWADLIICKTRRNSVFQQGMKNKILIFGLFEETALAAFLSYCPGMDVALRMYPLKLNWWFCALPYSLLIFIYDEIRKLILRRNPGGWVERETYY; encoded by the exons ATGGGAGTTGGG GATGGACGGGACCAGTACGAGCTGGCGGCAACGTCAGAGCAAGgaggaaagaaaaagaacaaaaacaagaaaaaggaGAAAGATATGGATGAGCTAAAAAAAGAAGTGAATTTG GATGATCACAAACTGACTTTGGAAGAGCTCCACCGTAAATATGGCACAGACTTGAGCAGA GGTCTCACAAGCGCCCGTGTAGCAGAGATTCTGGCCCGTGATGGTCCTAATGCCCTCACTCCACCTCCAACCACCCCAGAGTGGGTGAAGTTCTGTAAGCAGATGTTTGGGGGCTTCTCTATGCTGTTGTGGACTGGTGCCCTTCTCTGCTTTCTTGCATATGGCATTCAGGCAGCAATGGAAGATGAGCCAGCCAATGACAAT CTGTATTTGGGAGTTGTGCTGTCAGCTGTGGTGATTGTCACTGGCTGTTTCTCATACTATCAAGAAGCTAAGAGCTCAAAAATTATGGACTCTTTCAAGAATTTGGTTccccag CAAGCATTGGTTGTCCGTGATGGTGAGAAGAATCATATCAATGCTGAAGAGGTTGTGGTTGGTGATCTGGTGGAGGTAAAAGGTGGTGACAGGATCCCTGCTGACCTGAGAATCATAGCCTCACATGGCTGCAAG GTGGATAACTCTTCTCTGACTGGAGAATCAGAGCCTCAGACACGTTCCCCGGATTTCTCAAATGATAATCCTCTAGAGACCAGGAATATTGCTTTCTTCTCCACCAACTGTGTAGAAG GTACTGCACGTGGCATCGTCATTAGCACCGGAGACCGTACTGTAATGGGACGAATTGCCACACTTGCGTCTGGACTAGAGGTTGGGCGCACCCCCATCTCCATTGAGATTGAGCACTTCATCCATATCATCACAGGCGTGGCTGTCTTCCTGGGcgtttctttctttattctgtCTCTCGTTCTTGGTTACTCCTGGTTGGAGGCTGTCATCTTTCTTATTGGCATCATTGTGGCCAATGTGCCTGAAGGTCTTCTCGCTACAGTCACG gTTTGTCTGACCCTCACAGCTAAACGCATGGCTAAGAAAAACTGTTTGGTTAAGAACCTTGAGGCTGTTGAAACGCTGGGCTCAACCTCAACCATCTGTTCCGATAAAACTGGCACATTAACGCAGAATCGCATGACCGTAGCCCACATGTGGTTTGATAACCAGATCCATGAGGCTGACACCACAGAGAATCAGAGCGGGACCTCCTTTGACCGCAGCTCAGCCACCTGGGAATCATTGGCTCGTATTGCTGGGCTCTGCAACCGGGCTGTGTTTCTGGCAGAACAGTCAGAGGTGCCAATTCTGAAG AGAGATGTTGCTGGTGATGCGTCTGAATCTGCTCTTCTAAAATGCATTGAGCTTTGCTGTGGATCGGTGAAAGAAATGAGAGACAAGTACACCAAAGTGGCAGAAATCCCTTTCAACTCTACAAACAAATATCAG CTGTCAGTGCACAAGAACCAAAATGGTTGCACAGAATCTAAACACCTGCTGGTGATGAAAGGAGCCCCAGAGAGAATCCTGGACCGCTGTGCTACTATATTGTTCCAAGGGAAGGAGCAACCTTTGGATGATGAAATGAAAGAAGCCTTTCAGAATGCTTATCTGGAGCTCGGGGGCCTTGGAGAAAGAGTTTTAG GATTCTGCCATTTCTACCTCCCTGATGAACAGTTTCCAGAAGGCTTCCAGTTTGATACTGAAGATGTGAATTTCCCTACTGAGAATCTGTGCTTTGTGGGTCTCATGTCAATGATCGACCCTCCACGTGCTGCTGTACCTGATGCTGTGGGCAAATGCAGAAGTGCAGGAATCAAG GTTATCATGGTAACTGGTGACCATCCAATCACTGCCAAAGCCATAGCAAAGGGTGTTGGGATTATTTCTGAGGGTAATGAGACTGTGGAAGACATTGCTGCTCGCTTGAATATCCCTGTCAATGAGGTCAATCCCAG AGATGCAAAGGCCTGTGTGGTTCATGGTGGAGACTTGAAGGACCTCACAGCTGAACAGTTAGATGATATTCTGAAGTACCACACAGAAATTGTGTTTGCCAGAACGTCCCCACAGCAGAAACTTATTATTGTTGAGGGGTGTCAACGTCAG GGAGCCATTGTGGCTGTAACAGGGGATGGTGTGAATGATTCTCCAGCACTGAAGAAGGCTGATATTGGTGTTGCTATGGGCATTGCTGGCTCAGATGTGTCCAAACAGGCTGCTGACATGATCCTCCTGGATGACAATTTTGCATCAATTGTCACAGGTGTAGAGGAAG GCCGGCTGATCTTTGACAATTTGAAGAAGTCCATTGCTTACACCCTGACCAGTAACATCCCTGAGATCACACCCTTCCTGTTCTTCATTATCGCCAACATCCCCTTACCTCTAGGAACTGTTACCATTCTGTGTATCGACCTGGGAACAGACATG GCTCCTGCTATTTCTCTGGCATACGAGGCTGCTGAGAGTGATATCATGAAGAGACAGCCCAGAAACCCTAAAACAGACAAATTGGTGAATGAAAGACTTATTAGCATTGCATATGGACAGATAG GTATGATTCAGGCTCTGGCTGGATTCTTCACATACTTTGTCATTCTTGCTGAGAATGGCTTTTTGCCATCAAGACTTCTAGGAATTCGTGTATATTGGGATGACAAGCATATGAATGACCTGGAGGACAGTTATGGGCAACAATGG ACATATGAACAGAGAAAGATTGTGGAGTTCACTTGCCACACAGCATTCTTCGCCAGTATTGTGATCGTGCAGTGGGCCGATCTGATTATCTGCAAGACCAGGCGTAATTCTGTCTTCCAGCAGGGAATGAA GAACAAAATCTTGATCTTTGGATTGTTTGAGGAAACAGCCCTGGCGGCTTTCTTGTCTTATTGCCCTGGCATGGATGTGGCTCTCAGAATGTACCCACTCAA GCTCAATTGGTGGTTCTGTGCCCTCCCGTACTCTCTTCTCATCTTTATTTATGATGAAATCAGAAAGCTCATCCTTAGACGGAACCCCGGAG GTTGGGTGGAAAGAGAGACATACTACTAG